The Streptomyces sp. NBC_01142 genome has a window encoding:
- a CDS encoding ABC transporter permease, with translation MRASDTDGASAFALPALRLGLILAVGLLAGVLAGLRPARHAARLNALRAITQEQGTPI, from the coding sequence GTGCGGGCCTCGGACACCGATGGCGCCAGCGCCTTCGCCCTCCCGGCCCTGAGGCTCGGGCTGATCCTGGCGGTGGGCCTCCTCGCCGGTGTGCTGGCGGGCCTGCGCCCGGCTCGGCACGCGGCCCGGCTCAATGCCCTGCGGGCCATCACCCAGGAGCAAGGGACCCCCATATGA